In Streptomyces chartreusis NRRL 3882, the following are encoded in one genomic region:
- a CDS encoding S8 family peptidase, with protein sequence MTAPHARYRRAVAIPAGMAMATALAFLPNTTATAADEAPAAVSADATSLSYVVNVKPGHGTSAYVKKAVGQAGGTIVTSYDQIGVIVVHSSNPDFAKSIRKVRGVQSAGATRTAPLPSAATGDLGAPKVLSAAEVADAEAAAGQDPLEGLQWDLPAIKADKAHEKSLGSSKVTVAVIDTGVDDTHPDIAPNFDRGASVNCVSGKPDTSEGAWRPSAAESPHGTHVAGEIAAAKNGVGMTGVAPGVKVSGIKVSNPDGFFYTEAVVCGFVWAAEHGVDVTNNSYYTDPWYFNCKNDPDQKALLDAVGRASRYAEKKGAVNVAAAGNENYDLASDEITDPSSPNDTTPGDRVVDPSECLDIPTQLPGVVTVAATGAKGVKSSFSNYGLGVADIAAPGGDSTAYQKPEPPATSGLILGTLPGGKWGYMAGTSMASPHVAGVAALIKSTHPYASPALVKALLYAEADAKACTDPYDIDADGKIDAVCEGSKNRNGFYGWGIADALDAVTK encoded by the coding sequence ATGACTGCGCCGCACGCGCGCTACCGCCGCGCCGTCGCGATCCCGGCCGGGATGGCCATGGCCACGGCCCTCGCGTTCCTGCCGAACACCACGGCCACGGCCGCCGACGAGGCGCCCGCGGCGGTCTCGGCCGACGCGACCTCGCTCAGCTACGTCGTCAACGTCAAGCCGGGCCACGGCACTTCGGCGTACGTGAAGAAGGCCGTCGGCCAGGCCGGCGGCACGATCGTGACGTCGTACGACCAGATCGGCGTCATCGTCGTCCACTCCTCGAACCCGGACTTCGCCAAGAGCATCCGCAAGGTGCGCGGGGTGCAGTCCGCCGGGGCCACCCGCACCGCACCGCTGCCCTCGGCGGCGACGGGCGACCTGGGGGCGCCGAAGGTGCTGAGCGCGGCCGAGGTCGCCGACGCCGAGGCGGCGGCCGGCCAGGACCCGCTGGAGGGCCTGCAGTGGGACCTGCCCGCCATCAAGGCGGACAAGGCGCACGAGAAGTCCCTGGGCAGCAGCAAGGTCACCGTCGCGGTGATCGACACCGGCGTCGACGACACCCACCCCGACATCGCGCCCAACTTCGACCGTGGTGCCTCGGTCAACTGCGTCTCGGGCAAGCCGGACACGTCCGAGGGGGCCTGGCGGCCGAGCGCCGCGGAGAGCCCGCACGGGACGCACGTGGCGGGTGAGATAGCCGCCGCGAAGAACGGCGTCGGCATGACCGGTGTCGCGCCCGGGGTGAAGGTCTCCGGCATCAAGGTGTCCAACCCCGACGGCTTCTTCTACACGGAGGCCGTGGTGTGCGGCTTCGTGTGGGCGGCCGAGCACGGGGTCGACGTGACGAACAACAGCTATTACACCGACCCCTGGTACTTCAACTGCAAGAACGACCCGGACCAGAAGGCGCTGCTGGACGCGGTCGGCCGGGCCTCGCGGTACGCGGAGAAGAAGGGCGCGGTCAACGTCGCGGCGGCCGGCAACGAGAACTACGACCTGGCCTCCGACGAGATCACCGACCCGTCGTCGCCGAACGACACCACGCCGGGCGACCGGGTCGTCGACCCGTCGGAGTGCCTCGACATCCCGACCCAGCTGCCGGGCGTCGTCACGGTCGCGGCGACGGGAGCGAAGGGCGTCAAGTCGTCCTTCTCCAACTACGGTCTGGGCGTCGCCGACATAGCCGCCCCGGGCGGCGACTCGACCGCCTACCAGAAGCCGGAGCCGCCGGCCACGAGCGGGCTGATCCTGGGCACGCTGCCGGGCGGCAAGTGGGGCTACATGGCCGGTACGTCGATGGCGTCCCCGCACGTCGCGGGCGTCGCCGCCCTCATCAAGTCGACGCACCCGTACGCCTCTCCGGCCCTGGTGAAGGCCCTGCTGTACGCGGAGGCCGACGCCAAGGCGTGCACGGACCCGTACGACATCGACGCCGACGGCAAGATCGACGCGGTGTGCGAGGGCTCGAAGAACCGCAACGGCTTCTACGGCTGGGGCATCGCGGACGCGCTGGACGCGGTGACCAAGTAG
- a CDS encoding S8 family peptidase, whose protein sequence is MSHLRSRRRLALAVPVVLSLTASLGFLPAAATAAPQAESATRTADAPKLAYVVNTKVDRHTIASVKKAIGKAGGSVVATYERIGVIVVHSSNADFAKTIRTARGVQSAGATRTTPLAAAGTKEEGAVEYLTAAQAKRTEAASAKTPESEPLEADQWDLRTIGADEAAKINPGSSKVTVAVIDTGVDDTHPDIAPNFSASQSANCAGGKPDTSQGAWRPYTAEDYHGTHVAGEIAAARNGIGVAGVAPGVKVSSINVTDRANGLFYPESVVCAFVFAADHGVEITNNSYYVDPWLYNCMDDPDQRAIVDAVNRAQLYAQKKGTLNVAAAGNSNHDLDADAIVDDSSPDDSTPVERTIDPHECFDVPNQLPGVVTVSSTGVDNVKSYFSTYGKGVVDVAAPGGDRRYQIPDTPSKDGRILSTLPNGAWGYLQGTSMASPHASGVAALLKSKHPGASPAQLQALLKAQADRTACPESYDQDGDGTQDAVCEGGKRVNGFYGYGIVNALRAVK, encoded by the coding sequence ATGTCTCACTTGCGTTCCAGACGCCGGCTCGCCCTCGCCGTGCCCGTCGTGCTGTCCCTGACGGCCTCGCTGGGCTTCCTGCCCGCCGCCGCAACGGCGGCCCCGCAGGCGGAGTCGGCCACGCGGACGGCGGACGCGCCGAAGCTTGCGTACGTCGTCAACACCAAGGTGGACCGGCACACGATCGCGTCCGTGAAGAAGGCGATCGGGAAGGCCGGCGGCTCGGTCGTGGCCACGTACGAGCGGATCGGCGTGATCGTCGTCCACTCCTCGAACGCCGACTTCGCCAAGACCATACGCACGGCCCGCGGGGTCCAGTCGGCGGGCGCGACGCGTACCACGCCCCTGGCCGCCGCGGGGACGAAGGAGGAGGGCGCGGTCGAGTACCTGACGGCCGCCCAGGCGAAGCGCACCGAGGCCGCCTCGGCGAAGACGCCCGAGAGCGAGCCCCTCGAGGCCGACCAGTGGGATCTGCGCACGATCGGCGCCGACGAGGCCGCGAAGATCAACCCGGGCAGCAGCAAGGTGACCGTCGCCGTGATCGACACCGGCGTGGACGACACCCACCCCGACATCGCCCCGAACTTCTCCGCGTCCCAGTCCGCCAACTGCGCCGGTGGCAAGCCCGACACCAGCCAGGGCGCCTGGCGGCCGTACACCGCCGAGGACTACCACGGCACGCATGTCGCCGGTGAGATAGCCGCCGCCCGCAACGGAATCGGCGTGGCAGGCGTCGCACCGGGTGTGAAGGTCTCCAGCATCAACGTGACCGACCGGGCGAACGGCCTCTTCTACCCGGAGAGCGTGGTGTGCGCCTTCGTGTTCGCCGCCGACCACGGCGTCGAGATCACGAACAACAGCTACTACGTCGACCCGTGGCTGTACAACTGCATGGACGACCCGGACCAGCGGGCCATCGTCGACGCGGTCAACAGGGCGCAGCTGTACGCGCAGAAGAAGGGAACGCTCAACGTCGCCGCGGCGGGCAACTCCAACCACGACCTGGACGCGGACGCGATCGTAGACGACTCCAGCCCGGACGACTCCACCCCCGTCGAGCGCACCATCGACCCGCACGAGTGCTTCGACGTGCCGAACCAGCTCCCGGGTGTCGTCACGGTGAGCTCGACCGGCGTCGACAACGTGAAGTCGTACTTCTCGACGTACGGCAAGGGCGTCGTCGACGTCGCGGCGCCGGGCGGCGACCGGCGCTACCAGATCCCGGACACGCCCTCGAAGGACGGCCGCATCCTGTCCACCCTGCCGAACGGCGCGTGGGGCTACCTCCAGGGCACCTCGATGGCCTCCCCGCACGCCTCCGGTGTCGCCGCGCTGCTGAAGTCCAAGCACCCCGGGGCGTCCCCGGCCCAGCTCCAGGCCCTGCTGAAGGCACAGGCCGACCGGACGGCCTGCCCGGAGTCCTACGACCAGGACGGTGACGGCACGCAGGACGCGGTGTGCGAGGGCGGCAAGCGCGTCAACGGCTTCTACGGGTACGGCATCGTCAACGCGCTGCGCGCCGTCAAGTGA
- a CDS encoding DUF485 domain-containing protein: protein MATDAPPPSKEQHKLPSPEEFSEVQESAEFGELRRSYRSFAFPLTVAFIAWYLLYVLLSNYAGGFMGTKLFGNINVAFILGVAQFITTFLIAWWYSRHAAAKLDPKAEAIKSRMEGDA, encoded by the coding sequence GTGGCCACCGACGCACCGCCCCCCTCGAAAGAGCAACACAAACTCCCCTCACCCGAGGAGTTCAGCGAGGTGCAGGAGAGCGCGGAGTTCGGTGAACTGCGCCGCTCCTACCGCTCCTTCGCCTTCCCGCTGACCGTCGCCTTCATCGCCTGGTACCTGCTGTACGTCCTGCTGTCGAACTACGCGGGCGGCTTCATGGGCACCAAGCTGTTCGGCAACATCAACGTCGCCTTCATCCTCGGCGTCGCGCAGTTCATCACCACGTTCCTCATCGCCTGGTGGTACTCGCGGCACGCCGCCGCGAAGCTCGACCCCAAGGCCGAGGCCATCAAGTCCCGGATGGAGGGCGACGCATGA
- a CDS encoding cation acetate symporter has protein sequence MSAVQQTVLAANEASEHRPLIITLFALFVLATLGITIWAGRQTKDAADFYAGGRQFSAFQNGLAVSGDYMSAASFLGIAGAIAIFGYDGFLYSIGFLVAWLVALLLVAEPLRNSGRYTMGDVLAYRMRQRPVRTAAGTSTIVVSIFYLLAQMAGAGVLVSLLLGITSDAGKILIVALVGILMIVYVSIGGMKGTTWVQMVKAVLLIGGTLLITFLVLLKFNFNISDLLGTAAENSGKGAAFLEPGLQYGATGTSKLDFISLGIALVLGTAGLPHILIRFYTVPDAKAARKSVNWAIGIIGGFYLMTIALGFGAAALISQEEIIASNPSGNTAAPLLALHLGGVDSTWGAILLATISAVAFATILAVVAGLTLASSSSFAHDIYANVIRKGKASGAEEVRAARWATVFIGVISIGLGALARDLNVAGLVALAFAVAASANLPTILYSLFWKRFTTQGALWSIYGGLIVAVGLVLFSPVVSGDPKAMFPEVDFAWFPLKNPGIISIPFGFLMGWLGTVLSKEEPDAKKYAELEVRSLTGTGAH, from the coding sequence ATGAGCGCCGTACAGCAGACAGTCCTCGCCGCGAACGAGGCCAGCGAGCACCGCCCGCTGATCATCACCCTGTTCGCGCTGTTCGTCCTCGCCACCCTCGGCATCACCATCTGGGCGGGCCGCCAGACCAAGGACGCCGCGGACTTCTACGCCGGCGGACGCCAGTTCAGCGCCTTCCAGAACGGCCTCGCCGTCTCCGGCGACTACATGTCCGCCGCGTCGTTCCTCGGCATCGCCGGCGCGATCGCCATCTTCGGCTACGACGGCTTCCTCTACTCCATCGGCTTCCTGGTCGCCTGGCTGGTCGCGCTGCTCCTGGTGGCCGAGCCGCTGCGCAACTCCGGCCGCTACACCATGGGCGACGTGCTCGCGTACCGCATGCGCCAGCGCCCGGTCCGCACCGCCGCCGGTACGTCCACGATCGTCGTGTCGATCTTCTACCTGCTGGCCCAGATGGCCGGCGCGGGCGTCCTCGTCTCGCTGCTGCTCGGCATCACCTCCGACGCCGGCAAGATCCTCATCGTCGCCCTCGTCGGCATCCTGATGATCGTGTACGTCTCCATCGGCGGCATGAAGGGCACCACCTGGGTCCAGATGGTCAAGGCCGTGCTGCTCATCGGCGGCACCCTCCTGATCACCTTCCTGGTGCTGCTGAAGTTCAACTTCAACATCTCCGACCTGCTCGGCACGGCCGCCGAGAACAGCGGCAAGGGCGCCGCCTTCCTGGAGCCCGGCCTCCAGTACGGCGCGACCGGCACCTCCAAGCTGGACTTCATCTCCCTCGGCATCGCCCTGGTGCTCGGCACCGCCGGTCTGCCGCACATCCTGATCCGCTTCTACACGGTGCCCGACGCCAAGGCCGCCCGTAAGTCCGTGAACTGGGCCATCGGCATCATCGGCGGCTTCTACCTGATGACGATCGCGCTGGGCTTCGGCGCCGCCGCGCTCATCTCGCAGGAAGAGATCATCGCCTCCAACCCGTCCGGCAACACGGCGGCACCCCTGCTCGCCCTGCACCTGGGCGGTGTCGACTCGACCTGGGGCGCGATCCTGCTCGCCACGATCTCGGCGGTGGCCTTCGCGACGATCCTCGCCGTCGTCGCCGGCCTCACCCTCGCCTCCTCGTCCTCCTTCGCGCACGACATCTACGCCAACGTCATCCGCAAGGGGAAGGCCTCCGGCGCCGAGGAGGTCCGCGCGGCCCGCTGGGCGACGGTCTTCATCGGCGTGATCTCCATCGGCCTCGGCGCCCTGGCCCGCGACCTGAACGTGGCCGGCCTGGTCGCGCTCGCCTTCGCGGTCGCGGCCTCCGCCAACCTGCCGACGATCCTCTACAGCCTGTTCTGGAAGCGGTTCACCACCCAGGGCGCCCTGTGGTCGATCTACGGCGGTCTGATCGTCGCCGTCGGCCTGGTGCTGTTCTCACCCGTCGTCTCCGGCGACCCCAAGGCGATGTTCCCCGAGGTCGACTTCGCCTGGTTCCCGCTGAAGAACCCGGGCATCATCTCGATCCCGTTCGGCTTCCTCATGGGCTGGCTCGGCACGGTCCTGTCCAAGGAGGAGCCGGACGCCAAGAAGTACGCGGAGCTGGAGGTCCGGTCCCTGACCGGCACCGGCGCCCACTGA
- the moaA gene encoding GTP 3',8-cyclase MoaA → MLIDTYGRVATDLRVSLTDRCNLRCTYCMPEEGLQWLAKPDLLTDDEIVRLIDIAVTSLGIEEVRFTGGEPLLRPGLVGIVERVAALEPRPQMSLTTNGIGLKRTAAALKAAGLDRVNVSLDTLRPDVFKTLTRRDRHKDVIEGLHAARDAGLTPVKVNSVLMPGLNDDEAPDLLAWAVEHDYELRFIEQMPLDAQHGWKRDGMITAGDILASLRTRFELTAEGEEARGSAPAERWLVDGGPHVVGVIASVTRPFCAACDRTRLTADGQIRTCLFAQEETDLRAALRSDAPDEEIARIWRLAMWGKKAGAGLDDPSFVQPDRPMSAIGG, encoded by the coding sequence GTGCTCATCGACACCTACGGCCGAGTGGCCACCGACCTGAGGGTCTCGCTGACCGACCGGTGCAACCTGCGCTGCACGTACTGCATGCCCGAGGAGGGCTTGCAGTGGCTGGCCAAGCCTGACCTGCTCACGGACGACGAGATCGTCCGCCTGATCGACATCGCGGTCACCTCCCTCGGGATCGAGGAGGTCCGCTTCACCGGCGGCGAGCCCCTGCTGCGACCCGGCCTGGTCGGCATCGTCGAGCGCGTCGCGGCCCTCGAACCGCGCCCCCAGATGTCCCTCACCACCAACGGCATCGGCCTCAAGCGCACGGCGGCGGCCCTGAAGGCGGCAGGCCTGGACCGGGTCAACGTCTCGCTCGACACGCTCCGCCCGGACGTCTTCAAGACCCTCACCCGCCGCGACCGCCACAAGGACGTCATCGAGGGCCTGCACGCCGCGCGCGACGCCGGCCTCACCCCGGTCAAGGTCAACTCGGTTCTGATGCCGGGGCTCAACGACGACGAGGCCCCCGACCTCCTCGCCTGGGCCGTGGAGCACGACTACGAGCTGCGCTTCATCGAGCAGATGCCCCTGGACGCCCAGCACGGCTGGAAGCGCGACGGCATGATCACGGCAGGCGACATCCTGGCCTCCCTGCGCACGCGCTTCGAGCTGACCGCCGAGGGCGAGGAGGCACGCGGTTCGGCACCGGCGGAGCGCTGGCTGGTGGACGGCGGCCCGCATGTCGTCGGCGTGATCGCCTCCGTCACGCGCCCCTTCTGCGCGGCCTGCGACCGCACCCGCCTCACCGCCGACGGACAGATCCGCACGTGCCTGTTCGCCCAGGAGGAGACCGACCTGCGCGCCGCACTCCGCTCGGACGCCCCGGACGAGGAGATCGCCCGCATCTGGCGCCTGGCGATGTGGGGCAAGAAGGCGGGAGCGGGCCTGGACGACCCCTCCTTCGTCCAGCCGGACCGTCCGATGTCGGCGATCGGCGGCTAG
- a CDS encoding DUF3099 domain-containing protein translates to MRKQHGGGHVQVFRITGARAGLQEDVRGRQRRYVISMTVRTISVILAATLWNVERHVAVVALVLGLVLPYIAVVIANAGRENAPSLPSTFVVPPVRPMIAPSGTQDGPAESVAEDAVSGTVPGARSESQER, encoded by the coding sequence ATGCGGAAGCAGCATGGCGGCGGACACGTCCAGGTTTTCCGGATCACCGGCGCCCGGGCCGGGCTTCAGGAGGACGTTCGCGGGCGGCAGCGCCGGTACGTGATCTCGATGACGGTCCGCACGATCTCCGTGATCCTCGCGGCCACGCTGTGGAACGTCGAACGGCACGTCGCCGTCGTGGCGTTGGTGCTCGGGCTGGTGCTGCCGTACATCGCGGTGGTGATCGCGAACGCCGGGCGCGAGAACGCGCCGTCTCTGCCGTCCACGTTCGTGGTGCCGCCGGTGCGGCCGATGATCGCGCCGTCGGGGACGCAGGACGGACCCGCGGAATCCGTCGCGGAAGATGCCGTGTCGGGGACGGTGCCGGGGGCGCGGAGCGAGTCGCAGGAGCGGTAG
- a CDS encoding GlsB/YeaQ/YmgE family stress response membrane protein, whose product MGWLWAIIVGLVLGLLAKAIIPGRQHIPLWLTVILGMIGGIAGNAIARAAGVDATAGIDWWRHVFQLVMAIILVGLGDRAWTAARGSRGRA is encoded by the coding sequence ATGGGCTGGTTGTGGGCGATCATCGTGGGACTGGTACTCGGTCTGCTCGCCAAGGCGATCATTCCGGGCAGGCAGCACATCCCCCTGTGGCTGACCGTCATCCTGGGCATGATCGGCGGCATCGCCGGCAACGCCATCGCCCGGGCGGCCGGTGTCGACGCCACAGCGGGCATCGACTGGTGGCGGCACGTCTTCCAACTGGTGATGGCGATCATCCTCGTCGGTCTCGGCGACCGGGCCTGGACGGCGGCCAGGGGAAGCAGAGGAAGGGCATAA
- the tyrS gene encoding tyrosine--tRNA ligase has product MTDIVDELKWRGLFALSTDEDALRKALADGPVTFYCGFDPTAPSLHVGHLVQVLTVRRLQQAGHRPLALVGGATGLIGDPRPTAERTLNDPETVAGWVGKLRSQIEPFLDFEGANAAVMVNNLDWTENLSAIEFLRDIGKHFRVNKMLTKDSVARRLESSEGISYTEFSYQLLQGMDFLQLYRRYGCTLQQGGSDQWGNLTAGLDLIHRLEPDATVHAMATPLMTKADGTKFGKTEGGAVWLDPEMTTPYAFYQFWLNVDDRDISKYMRILSFRSREELEELEKQTEERPQARAAQRALAEELTTLVHGADQTAAVIAASKALFGQGELAELDGRTLAAALAEVPHIQVAELGPVVDLFAEVGLVASKSAARRTVKEGGAYVNNVKVAGEDAVPAKEDLLHGRWLVLRRGKKNLAAVEVTGA; this is encoded by the coding sequence GTGACGGACATCGTCGACGAGCTGAAGTGGCGCGGGCTGTTCGCCCTGTCCACTGACGAGGACGCTTTGCGCAAGGCGCTCGCGGACGGTCCCGTCACGTTCTATTGCGGCTTCGACCCGACGGCGCCGTCCCTGCACGTGGGGCACCTGGTGCAGGTGCTGACCGTGCGCCGGCTCCAGCAGGCCGGTCACCGGCCGCTGGCGCTGGTCGGCGGTGCCACGGGCCTGATCGGCGACCCGCGTCCGACCGCGGAGCGCACGCTGAACGACCCGGAGACGGTCGCCGGCTGGGTCGGCAAGCTGCGCTCCCAGATCGAGCCGTTCCTGGACTTCGAGGGCGCGAACGCCGCCGTCATGGTCAACAACCTCGACTGGACGGAGAACCTCTCCGCGATCGAGTTCCTGCGGGACATCGGCAAGCACTTCCGCGTCAACAAGATGCTGACCAAGGACTCCGTCGCCCGGCGCCTGGAGTCCTCCGAGGGCATCAGCTACACGGAGTTCAGCTACCAGCTCCTCCAGGGCATGGACTTCCTCCAGCTGTACCGGAGGTACGGCTGCACGCTCCAGCAGGGCGGCAGCGACCAGTGGGGCAACCTCACGGCGGGTCTGGACCTGATCCACCGGCTGGAGCCGGACGCCACGGTGCACGCCATGGCGACGCCGCTGATGACCAAGGCGGACGGCACCAAGTTCGGCAAGACCGAGGGCGGCGCGGTCTGGCTCGACCCGGAGATGACGACGCCGTACGCGTTCTACCAGTTCTGGCTGAACGTGGACGACCGGGACATCTCCAAGTACATGCGCATCCTGTCCTTCCGTTCCCGCGAGGAGCTGGAGGAGCTGGAGAAGCAGACCGAGGAGCGTCCGCAGGCCCGTGCCGCGCAGCGTGCGCTGGCCGAGGAGCTGACGACGCTGGTGCACGGCGCCGACCAGACGGCCGCCGTGATCGCCGCGTCCAAGGCCCTCTTCGGGCAGGGCGAGCTGGCGGAGCTCGACGGGCGGACGCTGGCCGCGGCCCTCGCGGAGGTGCCGCACATCCAGGTCGCCGAGCTCGGCCCGGTCGTCGACCTGTTCGCCGAGGTCGGCCTGGTGGCCAGCAAGTCGGCCGCGCGCCGCACGGTCAAGGAGGGCGGTGCCTACGTGAACAACGTCAAGGTCGCCGGTGAGGACGCGGTCCCCGCCAAGGAGGACCTGCTGCACGGCCGCTGGCTGGTGCTGCGCCGGGGCAAGAAGAACCTGGCGGCGGTGGAGGTCACCGGCGCCTGA
- a CDS encoding metallopeptidase TldD-related protein, with protein sequence MSARTSKPHEVVERALELSRADGCVVIADEQSTANLRWAGNALTTNGVTRGRTLTVVATFDGKEGTASGVVSRSAVTADELEPLVRAAEAAARGAGPAEDAQPLVTGVPLAPEFTEAPAETSSAVFADFAPALGEAFARARAGGRELYGFANHEMVSTYVGTSTGLRLRHDQPNGTLELNAKSPDRTRSAWAGRSTRDFKDVDPAALDAELAVRLGWAERRVELPAGRYETLLPPTAVADLLIYQMWSASGRDAVEGRTVFSKPGGGTRVGEQLTELPLTLRSDPNEPGLESAPFVIAHSSGGDQSVFDNGLPLAATEWMSRGELRHLTTSRHSAGLTGLPVAPGIENLILDGGDDRSLDEMVANTERGLLLTCLWYIREVDPATLLLTGLTRDGVYLVENGEVTGEVNNFRFNESPVGVLGRATEAGRTEKTLPREWSDWFTRAAMPALRVPDFNMSSVSQGV encoded by the coding sequence ATGAGCGCGCGCACGAGCAAGCCGCACGAGGTCGTCGAGCGCGCCCTCGAACTGTCCCGGGCGGACGGGTGTGTCGTCATCGCCGACGAGCAGTCCACCGCCAACCTGCGCTGGGCGGGCAACGCGCTGACCACGAACGGGGTCACGCGCGGACGCACGCTCACCGTCGTCGCCACCTTCGACGGCAAGGAGGGCACGGCCTCGGGGGTCGTGTCACGGTCCGCCGTGACGGCCGACGAGCTGGAGCCCCTGGTGCGGGCCGCCGAGGCCGCCGCGCGCGGCGCCGGGCCCGCCGAGGACGCGCAGCCGCTGGTCACCGGTGTGCCGCTGGCGCCGGAGTTCACGGAGGCGCCCGCCGAAACCTCCTCCGCCGTGTTCGCCGACTTCGCTCCGGCGCTCGGCGAGGCCTTCGCACGCGCGCGTGCGGGCGGCCGGGAGCTGTACGGCTTCGCCAACCACGAAATGGTGTCGACGTACGTGGGGACGTCCACGGGGCTGCGGCTGCGGCACGACCAGCCGAACGGGACGCTGGAGCTGAACGCCAAGTCGCCGGACCGGACCCGGTCCGCCTGGGCCGGTCGCTCCACCCGGGACTTCAAGGACGTCGACCCGGCGGCGCTGGACGCGGAGCTCGCCGTGCGCCTGGGGTGGGCCGAGCGGCGCGTGGAGCTGCCCGCGGGCCGGTACGAGACGCTGCTGCCGCCGACGGCCGTCGCGGACCTGCTGATCTACCAGATGTGGTCGGCGTCGGGCCGGGACGCGGTGGAGGGCCGCACGGTGTTCTCCAAGCCGGGCGGCGGTACGCGGGTCGGCGAGCAGCTCACCGAGCTGCCGCTGACGCTGCGCAGCGACCCGAACGAGCCCGGTCTGGAGTCGGCGCCCTTCGTGATCGCGCACTCCTCCGGGGGCGATCAGTCGGTGTTCGACAACGGGCTGCCGCTCGCGGCCACCGAGTGGATGAGCCGGGGCGAGCTGCGGCACCTCACGACCAGCAGGCACAGTGCCGGGCTGACCGGCCTGCCGGTGGCGCCGGGCATCGAGAACCTGATCCTGGACGGGGGCGACGACCGCTCCCTGGACGAGATGGTCGCGAACACCGAGCGCGGGCTGCTGCTGACCTGCCTGTGGTACATCCGGGAGGTCGATCCGGCGACGCTGCTGCTCACCGGCCTGACCCGGGACGGTGTCTACCTCGTCGAGAACGGCGAGGTGACCGGCGAGGTGAACAACTTCCGGTTCAACGAGTCACCGGTCGGCGTGCTGGGCCGGGCCACGGAGGCGGGGCGGACCGAGAAGACGCTGCCCAGGGAGTGGAGCGACTGGTTCACCAGGGCCGCGATGCCGGCGCTGCGCGTACCGGATTTCAATATGAGCTCTGTCAGTCAGGGCGTATAA